Genomic DNA from Pseudobacteriovorax antillogorgiicola:
GAGCCTATTGCTTGTTATCAGCGGGGGGAGCACCTATAGATGTCATCAAGCAATATATAGAAAATCAGGAAAAGCCTACAGAATGATTGCTCACCCTCGGATCACAATTCGCCTATCCATCCCCCACTAAATCTGGACACCCTTAGCAGGGTTTAGACTCTAGTGGGGGAATTCCGGCGGGAAATGCTAAAAGCTAACCTAGTCACAAGAACTCCAAAAACAAAGGTATAAGGTTGGGTCATCAAGGCAGTTAAGACTCTCGACCAGAGAGATAATTGATAACCTCAGTGTTCGCACGAACTGCTTGCGCGAACTCAGCAGCCGTAAGCAGCTGGCCACCTCGACCTTCGATCATCATATCGGCCCCTGCATTGACCAAGGACTCGATGATCTGTAGCTGACTTTTTTGAATGGCGACAATCAGTGGCGTTCGTCGGCTGGAATCGACGGTATTCGGATTGGCTCCCACTGTCAGAAGGTATTGAACTTCCTCAGCTCGCAGGGTGTTGATCGAAAGGAATAGGACCTCGTTGAGAACCTCTTGATTCACGCGTCCCTCAAGAAGTGCTAGCATCGCTTCATCTCCCAACTCTACACCATAGTCAAGGGCGTTCATTCCCAAATCATCCTCTAGAGTGATGGATGCCCCGCGGTCGATAAGTAACTTTGCAAAGACCCATCGGTTGGCCTTTACTGCTTGAATGAGCAAGCTACCCCGACGATCAGCCTCACTGATAACATCGACGCGACTTGGGTTGAGATCGAGGTATTCTAGAAGCAGTTTGAACTTGCCAGTCGCAA
This window encodes:
- a CDS encoding ankyrin repeat domain-containing protein — encoded protein: MVTRELLLKSALSSLVALSGTACLEENPESRLKAGIDVESYEKISFDTYRVLCRDGITEFRSAREIINNQVCQDGFFLQVSETIFVMDPKGEENNCLIDVFEYPQLFVLPESAQMKLDGSIKVTGADLGYYCQLEEGVILASDISKVRTGSREQGLVTFDTPFDPSKPVIVFEGVATGKFKLLLEYLDLNPSRVDVISEADRRGSLLIQAVKANRWVFAKLLIDRGASITLEDDLGMNALDYGVELGDEAMLALLEGRVNQEVLNEVLFLSINTLRAEEVQYLLTVGANPNTVDSSRRTPLIVAIQKSQLQIIESLVNAGADMMIEGRGGQLLTAAEFAQAVRANTEVINYLSGRES